The Phaenicophaeus curvirostris isolate KB17595 chromosome 23, BPBGC_Pcur_1.0, whole genome shotgun sequence genome includes the window gcTTGATGGGTCCTGGCCACCAGCCCCATCCTGTCCCGGTGACCCTGTACGGAGCCAGTGGTTCCTGCCAGGGtttgctgcaggagctgccccTTCCCCATGGGATCTGGGGAGGTTAATCCCGTGGCAGATCACAGCTGGGGATCTGCAGTGACCCGCTGATCCCAATAGCTGCAGGGTCACAGGCTTCAGTGACCCAGGAGCGTGAGCTGCCTCTGAGCCCTGGATCCTTTCCCCTGGGATATGTGCCTCGAAGTTATTTTTAACCTGCTGGCCTGAGAATGGAGCTTTCTGCCTTAAAGGTGCAGCTGTGCAGGGCCTTTGGGGAGCTGTGTCCAGCCGGGCCATGCACTCTTGAGCTCTGTGCTTTCTCGGGGAGCAATTACCCCAGCAActgatgggtttggggggttgttGGTTTTATGCACAAGTCGTCATCTGCTGGGGGGGTGGTGGGTGGAAGAACCAACTGCTGCCACACAGTCACCTCGACTTCCCCGGCCCCACGATGCTGTGGAAGGGGAAGGTCCTGCCATGACCACGGGATGCGGGCACAGCCCTCGGCCGGCAGACTCAGTGTTGCATCTTCTGGAATAAAGTTGGATGAACGAAAAAGGTGAAGCGTGGTGTGACTGTGCTCCCTGCGGCGCCCAGCCGTCTCGCAGAGGGTGGGTGAGAGTTTGgggtggagggagagggaaattgCTGCCCTATGGGCGATGGGAAAGGGGTGATGGGGAGCAGGGGTGCCCGGTTGTGCTGCTGGTGATGCCCGCTGCACGCAACCCTCCCTGCTCTGGGGTTGGATCCTCTTAGCCCAGCTGTGTTGTGGCACAGGGTCCTGGTGACCCAAAGCAGAGCTCTGCCCCTCTCTCCTggcctggctctgctgcagatAAACCAGCTGAGGCCATGGAGCCGCTCACGGCTGCATAATAGGTGGAAGTGAGCCGCAGATAAAGGCACACAATGCGGCTGGGGCTGTTGTTTAGTTTCTCCAGCCAagccagcccagggcagagcttGCTCCCAGCCGAGGGCCTCTTCAGCGAGGGTGGGACAGGCTAAAAATACCCTGGAGCAAATGAAATATGGGTGATACTGGGTGATATCGCTGCCATCGACCACTGGaggaagtggagagggaggcaCCCGGCTGTGCTGCCCTTCGTGCAGAGCCTGGGCTGGCGGCCGTGCCCTTGGCTCCCATCCCTCCTGGGGATGGGGCAGATGATGAGGTGGAGTGTTAAATCCCTGGGGTGGGGGTCTGGGGTGCACACTgccacctctcagccctttccTACACTCTCCGTGAGGATGCCAGGGCAGATTCCATCCTGAAAgaccctgccctgctcccaccttctctTGAGGGACCCTGTCCTGCTCCCACCActgccctaaggggacccctgGGACACCCCGGTGCAATGGGGACCCCAGCCCAGGGCTCAGCAGGCAtcagcagagctgcaaagcCCCACGGTGCTGTAGCTTTCTGGGAAGAGCAGCCTGGCGTGCTCGAGCCGGAGGAAATGCCCGTGTGAAAGGTAACGGTGCAGCCGCGCGGCGTGTTTACCCACTGGCAGCGCTCCCCGCTCACCTCCCCTCTGCTGGGCTGATATTTTTATTGGCACGAAGGGGAGCATCACGCTTTTCCAAACAACCCTACAAGGTGGAAAACAAGACAGCCGAGACccccccctctccttccctttgcCTGGACACGGTGCCCGGCTGCGGGTGCTGCGCAAACACAGCTCTGGTCCCGCTATTGTTCCCGTGTTGTGACAAGGGGTGGCCGGTGTGACCCCCGCGCCGCCGGGACCTCCACGCCAACAACAACAGCGAGGGGCTCACCTGCACCATGGGACCGTGGTTTTGTGGCCGTGGGGGCCAGGGTTGGAGCAGCCCCCCCCGAGAAGCACGAGGTGGGGGCTCTTAGGCAAATAAAAGTTTGCAGCTGATAAGGGCGCAGGCTGCCCCAGTGAAGCCCTTTGGCAGACACATAGCAGCCAGCCAGACACGCACGGCCTTTCTCACACCTCTGCACTCCCTCGTGAGTAAACAAGCCCCTCCGGTTTCTTTCTGGGAACAGCAGTTGCTTCTCCAAAGCTTGGCCCCATAATTGATGTTGAGTCCTGCAGGGGCTCCCCAGGGACATCCTCCCCATGAACCCCCTCTGTGCCTCTTCTacgagacctcatctggaggattgcgtccagttctggaatcctcaaggtaagaaggagatgggagctgctggaatgggcccagaagaggctacaaggatgatcagagggctggagcaccttccatatgaggagaggctgagagagctggggttgctcagcctagagaagagaaggctctgaggagacgttatagtgaccttccagtacctgggaGCCTGTGCCGgtggctctgccccacagctgtgGGTTTACAGGGAGGTTCCTGCTCTCCTCCCAGTTAGGACCAGTTCATGCTGACTCCCCTTGCACTTTCCCTGGGCTGAGGGAGAGGAGCTACAAGGGCTGCTGCAGGGTGTCCTGCCTGAAAGGCTCCGTGCAAGGCGCTGGCCAAGCACCAAggagtttatttttaagttttcccAGCACACAGAAGACAGCAAGGGTCTAAATCCAACCCTCTTGCAGGAAGAGCTGCAGCACGAGCAAAATCGCAGCAGAGAGGGACATAGGGCAGAGGGCAGTGAGATGCCGGCCAGGGCCACAGCACAGACCCCATCCCACTTGTCCCACAGCCCTTCGAGGGGAGCGAGCGCAGGCAGGAGCATCCTGAGCTCCCGCACCCACCGGGACCACCAAACCCACTCCAACCAGCACCGCTGCTCTCAGTGCACAGTGAGGGAAAAGCAGACCCCAAATAGCTCCCTTCCTCCCCTGGGCCCATCCCCGGTTATATTTAGCCCTCCACGCGTGGGCACGGCAGACAATGTGGCCCTGTGTGAGAACCACAGGCAGGAGGAAACGCGCTCAATAGCCCCGACGACTTCCCGCATCCTGACATTGTCGCGCCCCTCTGGCCGCTTCCTCGCACGGAGGCGATGGGACCAcggagcccagcaccctgtaCCCATCCCGGGACGTGTCCAGCGGCTCCGAGAATCGTCCTGGTGCAGCACGAGgtgggcaggggctgctgccTGCGTTGCTTGAAGCTTTTCCTGATGTGGGGAGGTTGATGTGGTCTAAAAGCAAGGAGCCACGGTGGTCCcggggtgctgggatggggatTCAGCCCTGGCCCATGGGAAGAAGTGATGCTGAGCAGAAAGGGAACTTCTCCAGCCGTAGCTGCCCCCAGCCAGGCTTTGTAGGATGCAACTCAGTGCAAATCAGAGCTGCTCCTCTCTCACAGGACTCGAGGGCTTTTGCTGGACATAGAAAGGAGCCCAGTTGAGCACagaacagcagagctgcacCATGGGGCCTTggcaggaagaggagagatGGGGAGGCTGGGAAAGCTCTCAGCCGTGCTTGGGGAAAGGGCAAAACCAGAGCCTGGGAAACAGCCTCGGTTGCCCAGGCAGGGAGCAAACAtccccaggggctgcaggggacgCGTCGGAGGGAGGAGGATGTGCCACTTGCTCTGCAGTGCAGCTGGGACGAGCACCCTGTGTCGCAGGGACActgcactgcctgcagctcttGGTTGCACAGCGTGACTGCGCTGCTCAGGGACAGGACACAAGAGTGTTCAGATCTGTGGGACTCAGCTCCCCGACTCCAGACCCCGAACCGCTCCACTCCTGCCCAAAGCATCATCGCCTTGCAGGATGGGGAGCGATGGCTGGGAGCTGcggcagcatcctcagccccgTGCAGCTGTTGTGATCTCACCGGACGTCCGTTGCGGCTCACCAGGTGTGCCAAACCGTGCCGAGCAGCCGGTGGGGGGgactctgggcccctcagccccacgtGCACAGCAGCTGTCCAGCCCCCAGAGCAAACTGGGGCTCAGCTCACCCCACCACAGCTCCAACTCACTGCCTGCATCCGGAAACCGCCACCTGCTCCTCTGACAAGCTGCTCCTGACCGACCCCAGGGAGCAAACCCGGCCCTGGCAGGGCAGCAGGAcagcccaggagctgcagccacTCTCAGAGCTGGTGGGGAGGAAGCAGCAGGGCCGTGCCAGGGGCACAGCAGCCAGCTTGCTGCTCCCGAGcccgggcagggacaggcagcgcttctgcagctgctggattTGATTCCTGCTCTGTAacacagggcagccacagccgGTCCTGGCTGCAGGGACTTCCCTGAAGCCCGACAAGCCCTGAGAGGATGCTCTCCCACAAAACGCCATCCTGCAGGCCAGGAGGGGGACTCTATGCCTAAGGACAtgcctcccctggcacagctcctggCCATATTCCCACTGCACCATCCTGGGAAAAGCTGCATTACAAACACACCAGACCAGACCAAGGACTTGCACTTGTGTGCCAGCTTGGGAAACCAGCCTTTAGCCATAATGCTGTATTCAACAAAGCTTCCTTTCGCCCTCCGTGAGCCACCGTGGCTGCTCGCCCCAGCCCCGAGTGCTCGCCGGCTCCTATTATGTCTGGACGACACTTCCCAGACAGTATATTGTTGGGATTCAATGGGAGGAAGGGTGGGTTTACGGTACCAAGGGCTTAGGAGAAAGGCAACGGCTCTCTGGGAAGTGGCTTCACCCCTGCCCCAGAGCCTGTGAGGAATCCACGGCCCCACAGCAGCGCCGGTGTCTGCCGTGGGGACAGACAGGGGTCCCCAGCACGTGGAACGCAGCTGGAAACACCGCAGGACCAGCaaggcagcagtggcagctgatGGGCAGGGGTTGCCCAGCCCAGGTGCCATTGGTGCTGCGTCCTTCCCAAGGGCATCGCTCCAGCACCGCGCGGAGCAGCCTTCCCGACGGATGCAAGGAGCCCAGGGGAGGAAACGGGGCAGCGAGGCCCCGACAAAGCCCAATTGTGCCCAGCCAGCCCTGGGAACAGGCAGATCAATGGGCTATAAAGGACCCAGGGAGCCGCTCAGTCGCAGGGTGAACAAAGGCATTTGGGAAGACATTTCCGAGCCGGTCCCAGCCAGGGGAAGGGACAGGACCATTCCCACCAAACTGCACACAATAGGGAACAGTCCTCACCCCACAGCCAGGCTGGGAAAGCAAGGGGCCAAGGGCAGGGGCTTGGTTCAGGGGACAGAGCCAGCCTGCCTGGGGGACCGGGGTGGTGGCACAAGAGATGCCGTTAGCCCTAGCGCAGGAGTTGGCAGCGGGGCAGGGCTGCGACAGCCCCAACATCACCCCTAGAGCCCTCCTGAAGCTCCTAACCCAGCCTCGACGGCCCTCGCACACCGCGACAGCGAAGGCCTGCGGGTTCCCGGCAGCACCGGGCTGGAGGGCAGCGATCCAGGCTGAGACCAGCAGGTCGGGAGGTAAACACAGCCGGGCAGCAGCCGTAAAGCTGTCAGCAAGGCAGGAGCCGGCCCCGAGGAAGCAAAACACAGCGATGCAAAACGCTGAACTGGCTGCTGACCTCAGGGCTTCGCACTGGCCATGACAGATTTATCATCCCCGGAGGGGAAGGACAGGCCAGGGCAGCAGCGAGGCCTCGCTCAGGCACCGGGGGAAAAAACAAGCCATGGAGGCAGCGATAACTCCATCCCCGGCACGAGGCCCGCAGAGCTGCGGCACCGTTACCGGCTGGccctgctccagcaggctggatgggacacctgccactggtCCCCAGCGCTGCCAGCCTCTCCCACACACACAGCCCAGTgggacccccctgccccccagaaccccaccCGGCACTGCCACAGCTCTTCTTCTCTAGATAAGGAGGCCGAAGGGAAGCCGGTGACGTGGCTGGCTGAGGGAGACACAACCGCAGCACGGGCTGGGAGTTTGGTGCGtcctgctccttcctccccaccacTGCCAGGGCCCGGCCAGGGACCACGATGGCATTGCTCTCACTGTAGAAGAGGTGGCTTCTTGAAAACACAGGGAGCAGAAACACACTCTGAGCCAGAGCTGGGGCCAGATGGAGAAGACACAGAGGCCCAAGGACTGACAGAGGTTTATTCTGGCTGTCCCCATACAGGGCAGAGATCTCCCCGTTATCTACATGGCCAAAGCGACTGCCATGCTCCGAGCTTGACGACAGAAGAAAGGCCATGACTCCCACCTTTCCCTCCACACCCTTCCTCGCTGCAAAGGTTGGAGATGATGCAGAACGGGGTTCTCCAGAGATCTCCACACCACACAGGCTCCCATGGGTGTAAGGTGGTAGCGTGGTGCTGCGATCATGGTTCACAGAGCCAAGGGAGAGCTGCGAGCAGGAGAGATGCTCCTCTTGTCCCAGGCGGTTCGCCTGGTCCCCACACTGTGTCCCTCAGGTCCAAGTCTCTTCTATCTTCACGCCATGGAAACCAAATGTAAAGAGATGTGGGTGGAACGAGACCGAGAGGGTTTTGTGGTTCAAAggccaaggacaggctgagagctgatGAGTTTCAGACACGTTCCATCTCCAAAGCACGGCTGCCTGCCCGCTCTGCCACAGAGGAGGCCTGGGTGCTGTGTCCCGAGGgtgaagagcagcagaagggaGGAAGGTGGGAAATGTGCAGGTGACCGCAGAGTCCCCAGCGTGGTGCTGGGGGACACAGCCCTGTGgcagccagccccagccccggggACAGTCCCTCCGGGGCACTGCATTCACCCAAACCGCTTCATTAACTCTTTTCCGCACGGTTCCTGTTCAGCACGGCCCGAGGGGCAAACTCCAGCTTATCCTTGAGGCTCACCACCTTGGTCAGGTCCTTGCCTGCGATCTCCTGCAGCTTGCGGTCCTCCCGCTGCTCCGAGATGCTCTTCTCCTCCTCGGCAGCGGGCGCGGGGTGGCCACGGAGGAGCCACTCCAGGTGGTAGCCCACCAGTCCCACCACGAAGGCCACCGGGAAGGTGACGTACGGCGCCTTGCTGCGCACCGCAGCCCACACCACGGACCACATCGCGCCTGGCCAGGGGTGGGGGCGAGGTCACAAACCGGGGCCGGGATCACAGACCAGGCGCAAAGCCACAAACTGGGGGGGCGAGGCCACAAACCGGGGCCGGGATCACAGACTTAAGAGCGAGGTCACAAACCGGGGCCAAGACCACAGACCGGGAGCGAG containing:
- the SMIM12 gene encoding small integral membrane protein 12 yields the protein MWSVVWAAVRSKAPYVTFPVAFVVGLVGYHLEWLLRGHPAPAAEEEKSISEQREDRKLQEIAGKDLTKVVSLKDKLEFAPRAVLNRNRAEKS